The Petrocella atlantisensis genome has a window encoding:
- the trpC gene encoding indole-3-glycerol phosphate synthase TrpC, which yields MSKRLFLKDIVKQKEKRLIDQPLIIEALIQQIAMTKTPPSFYDAMARNGLSIIGEIKKASPSKGLIKEDFDPVTLAKEYAHSVDAISVLTEEDFFMGHARYLSKVANTVDLPILYKDFIVQANQIYHARAIGASCILLIVAILTDVQLREYSMLAKSLGMDVLVETHTKDEIRRALKGDVRIIGINNRNLKTFKTDLGTTLKLRRYVPKDRLVISESGIHKPEDVAILKKVDIDGILVGESFMRGDIGLMAKAFKEAYNG from the coding sequence ATGTCAAAAAGATTATTTTTAAAAGATATTGTTAAACAAAAAGAAAAAAGGCTAATAGATCAACCCTTAATAATCGAAGCGTTGATACAGCAAATAGCCATGACCAAAACACCACCCTCCTTTTATGATGCGATGGCAAGAAATGGCCTATCTATAATTGGAGAAATAAAAAAAGCATCACCATCTAAAGGTTTGATAAAAGAGGATTTTGATCCGGTTACTCTAGCAAAGGAGTATGCACATTCAGTGGATGCTATCTCTGTTTTGACAGAGGAAGATTTTTTTATGGGTCATGCCCGCTATCTTTCTAAAGTGGCAAACACAGTTGATTTACCTATTTTGTATAAAGATTTTATTGTTCAAGCCAATCAGATCTATCATGCAAGAGCCATTGGCGCAAGTTGTATCCTATTGATTGTAGCCATTCTTACGGATGTACAGCTAAGAGAGTACAGCATGTTGGCTAAAAGTCTTGGCATGGACGTATTGGTAGAAACACACACGAAGGATGAAATTAGGCGAGCTCTTAAAGGAGATGTTAGGATTATAGGTATCAACAATCGAAATCTAAAAACCTTCAAAACAGATCTAGGAACCACATTAAAGCTAAGGCGTTATGTGCCCAAAGATCGATTGGTCATAAGTGAAAGTGGCATACATAAACCGGAAGATGTTGCTATTTTAAAAAAAGTTGATATAGATGGCATATTGGTGGGCGAAAGCTTTATGCGTGGGGATATCGGTCTGATGGCGAAAGCCTTTAAGGAGGCATATAATGGCTAA
- the trpD gene encoding anthranilate phosphoribosyltransferase, whose translation MANQLLDQLMIGQDLSEEQMMIYMNEIMSGEKCDAEIASFLTALKIKGESIQEIVAGAKVLRAKALPIDLQDPETLDTCGTGGDSSGTYNISTAVAIVAAAAGVSVVKHGNRSVSSKCGCADVLEACGVKIDLKPEEVKSCVDEIQIGFLFAPTFHSAMRHVGPTRKALGFRTIFNMLGPLANPANAKSQVLGVFDKALTDTFARVLQALGVQKAMVVHGKDGLDEITVTDETFVSELRDGKIINYTIKPEDYGINRATLEELQGGDAIENAQILKQVLNGEIRGAKRDILVLNAGAALYIADKVKDIKEGIELAKQMIDTGLAISKLEAFVAKTQEF comes from the coding sequence ATGGCAAATCAATTATTAGATCAATTGATGATTGGACAAGATTTAAGTGAAGAACAAATGATGATCTATATGAATGAAATCATGAGTGGCGAAAAGTGTGATGCTGAGATTGCCAGTTTCTTGACAGCTTTAAAAATTAAAGGAGAAAGTATTCAAGAGATTGTAGCCGGCGCTAAAGTTCTAAGGGCAAAGGCATTGCCTATTGATTTGCAAGATCCGGAAACGCTGGATACTTGTGGCACAGGAGGCGACAGCAGTGGCACTTATAATATTTCCACAGCGGTAGCGATAGTAGCCGCCGCCGCCGGCGTATCTGTGGTAAAGCATGGTAACCGTTCGGTATCCAGCAAATGTGGATGTGCGGATGTTCTTGAAGCTTGTGGTGTGAAAATAGATCTTAAACCGGAAGAAGTTAAGAGTTGCGTGGATGAAATACAGATTGGGTTTTTGTTTGCACCTACTTTTCATAGTGCTATGCGTCATGTGGGTCCAACCAGAAAAGCTTTAGGTTTTAGAACGATTTTTAATATGTTGGGACCATTAGCCAATCCTGCAAATGCAAAATCCCAAGTCCTTGGCGTTTTTGACAAAGCGTTGACAGATACTTTTGCCAGAGTGCTTCAAGCCTTGGGTGTACAAAAAGCTATGGTGGTCCACGGAAAAGATGGTCTAGATGAGATTACGGTAACCGATGAGACGTTTGTGTCTGAGCTTAGAGATGGTAAGATTATAAACTATACCATCAAACCGGAAGACTATGGTATTAATAGGGCCACTCTAGAAGAACTTCAAGGTGGGGATGCCATAGAAAATGCTCAAATTCTTAAGCAAGTTTTAAATGGAGAAATTAGAGGTGCTAAGCGAGATATTTTGGTATTAAATGCAGGTGCGGCACTATATATAGCGGATAAGGTAAAAGATATAAAGGAAGGTATAGAGCTAGCAAAGCAGATGATCGACACGGGACTTGCCATATCAAAACTTGAAGCATTTGTTGCTAAAACTCAAGAATTTTAG
- a CDS encoding anthranilate synthase component II, producing MIVLIDNYDSFTYNLYQFVGAYEKDIRVIRNDKITAEELLKLNPDKIILSPGPKTPDAAGHCLDIIRKVSGRIPILGVCLGHQCIGQAFGGQVIHAKELYHGKCSNISLVKNELFRDMDLNLEVARYHSLVVEYTTLPDCFDVLAMTDEGEIMAMKHKTHLTYGLQFHPESILTPNGKKIIENFVNMACEEV from the coding sequence ATGATTGTACTCATTGATAATTATGACTCATTTACATATAACCTTTATCAGTTTGTAGGAGCCTATGAAAAGGATATACGGGTTATTCGAAACGACAAAATAACTGCAGAAGAATTGCTCAAATTAAATCCGGATAAAATCATCTTATCTCCCGGTCCCAAGACACCGGATGCTGCTGGGCATTGTCTTGATATCATAAGGAAAGTATCCGGTAGGATTCCCATACTTGGCGTGTGTTTGGGCCATCAATGTATTGGACAGGCCTTTGGTGGTCAGGTTATACATGCAAAAGAACTTTATCACGGTAAGTGTTCTAACATATCCTTAGTCAAGAATGAACTGTTTCGTGACATGGATTTAAATCTAGAGGTTGCAAGGTACCATTCTTTAGTGGTTGAATATACAACCTTGCCAGACTGTTTTGATGTTTTGGCCATGACCGATGAAGGTGAGATTATGGCCATGAAACATAAGACCCATTTGACCTATGGCCTTCAGTTTCATCCTGAGTCAATATTAACACCAAATGGCAAAAAAATTATTGAAAACTTTGTAAATATGGCATGCGAGGAGGTATAA
- the trpE gene encoding anthranilate synthase component I — MNKKKLITYEHIKACDTETPITLYSKYVRNEMGFLLESKEQPKGRYSFMACNPDKVIKAYGNKVEIATKSETINYEGRALDIVKKEIDQYAVDNRTDLPFIGGAVGSVGYDMIRQYEDLPRLNPDELQTPDLHLMFVTEILAYDHFFNQLHIVVLEEATDSGAKKAQRRIEGIEEKLKRETKLEENKTEEELNFVSNISQEVYENAVIKAKEYIYEGDIFQVVLSQRWSATCTTSPFKLYRKLRRMNPSPYMFYFNFQSYYIVGSSPEMLVEMKGNHIKNCPIAGTRKRGMTPIEDEELAKDLLEDDKERAEHNMLVDLGRNDMGKIAKIGSVEVTSYMEVQKYSHVMHLVSLVEGEKDEDKDMFEVLMSFLPAGTLSGAPKIRAMEIIEELEETKRGIYGGAVGYFGYNKNMDMCIAIRTMVIKDNKVYIQAGAGIVADSDPTKEYEETRNKAEAQIRAIHA, encoded by the coding sequence ATGAACAAGAAAAAACTAATAACCTATGAACATATTAAAGCTTGTGATACTGAAACACCGATTACCTTATACTCAAAATATGTTAGAAATGAAATGGGATTTCTTCTTGAAAGTAAGGAACAACCCAAAGGTCGCTACTCTTTTATGGCTTGTAATCCGGATAAGGTAATTAAGGCCTATGGTAATAAGGTGGAAATCGCAACAAAGAGCGAAACCATAAACTATGAAGGCCGAGCCCTTGATATTGTAAAAAAAGAGATCGATCAGTATGCGGTGGACAATAGGACGGATTTACCTTTTATTGGAGGTGCCGTAGGTTCAGTCGGGTATGACATGATCAGGCAATATGAAGATCTTCCCAGGCTTAATCCGGATGAGCTTCAAACACCGGACTTGCATCTTATGTTTGTTACTGAAATATTAGCTTATGATCATTTTTTTAACCAATTGCATATTGTGGTGTTGGAAGAAGCAACAGATTCAGGTGCAAAAAAAGCTCAAAGACGCATTGAAGGCATAGAAGAAAAATTAAAAAGAGAAACTAAGTTGGAAGAGAACAAAACAGAGGAAGAACTGAATTTTGTAAGTAACATTAGTCAAGAAGTCTATGAGAATGCAGTGATTAAGGCAAAAGAATATATTTATGAAGGGGATATTTTCCAAGTGGTTTTGTCACAAAGATGGAGTGCTACTTGTACAACATCACCCTTTAAGCTCTACCGTAAACTAAGGAGAATGAACCCTTCCCCCTATATGTTTTATTTTAACTTTCAGTCTTACTATATCGTTGGATCATCACCTGAAATGTTAGTAGAAATGAAAGGCAATCATATCAAGAACTGTCCTATTGCCGGTACCAGAAAAAGAGGTATGACACCAATCGAAGATGAAGAACTGGCTAAGGACCTGTTAGAAGATGATAAGGAAAGAGCAGAACATAATATGCTTGTAGATCTGGGTCGTAATGATATGGGGAAGATAGCCAAGATTGGTTCTGTAGAAGTGACCAGTTACATGGAAGTTCAAAAATACTCACATGTCATGCACTTGGTCTCCTTAGTAGAAGGAGAAAAAGATGAAGATAAGGACATGTTTGAAGTTCTTATGAGTTTTCTTCCGGCAGGTACATTATCAGGTGCACCTAAGATTAGGGCAATGGAGATTATTGAAGAGCTTGAAGAAACTAAGCGTGGTATATATGGTGGTGCAGTTGGTTATTTTGGATATAACAAGAACATGGACATGTGTATCGCCATAAGAACCATGGTCATCAAAGATAATAAAGTATACATTCAAGCGGGCGCCGGTATTGTGGCGGATTCAGACCCGACCAAGGAATATGAGGAAACTAGAAACAAAGCCGAGGCTCAAATCAGAGCCATACATGCATAG